The Apis mellifera strain DH4 linkage group LG3, Amel_HAv3.1, whole genome shotgun sequence genome includes the window acgaatacaaatattttatcttataagatgataattattaatatacaattatgttaatatttcaagaataaataaattaattaattctttatatttttgattcatctttttttttatatttttcatgtatttatttattattttttttcattttaatttcttttatttatttcatttctagattatttctaaattttaaaaaatctaaaaaaataaaaaagagtcaCCTGCGTTGTTGTACAATTGGTATTCGTTTTTTTGAAGATtgcaaattctttaaatagtCGTGATGACgatcaattatatatcgtgAATCATGATCGTTTATTTCTGTTGTCATtgaagaaaagtttaaaatttcacttttgttATGTTTGCTACTCGAAATGTGATTGACTATTGACTTATATCAAGTGTTTATATACTTATGTATCATATTCATGTATTATGATCAAAAATAATcagtttatatacaattaaatattagaaatatttaatgataatcaaAGGTAGCTATTGATGAGAATGACatcgaaattaatcaatatatatctttaataatcataaagttctaatattaaagttttaatattaatagtaataatttgaaaaatataattaaaaaaagtggcTGACCAATATGAAATTTGGATAAGTAGAGAAGAAATAAAcgccaaatataaaattttagtttgaatatttattagtttctaaaacattaatagaaatttttcaatactaTATATTGAATTCGCGACTAATGTAATCATTTTTGTTAGAAATTGTTATTGATATCTAATcgtaaattgcaaaaataaaatataaaataatccttGAGCGAATTACAATGAATATCAGCATTATTTTTGGtttatcattgtaattttgatgatttttgtaatttaaattgttcaaaaattattttattttattttagtattttgcggatctatagatataatagattGTTTCTATTTAAAGTATGTTCAAAATAGTAGCAAGTGGCATATGATAATATTGCacgtcaatatttttatctggaaattagtttttttgttttgtactCTCACTTGCACTTGATatcgtatttaataaatcaaatatgtttaatttctgGAGAACTAACTTAGATTTTATCATAACAAAATGATTGTATATGGGatattctatgtatatatatagcagTAAGTAGATATTCAATAATTGGCGatgataaacaattattattttataacatttggataggattcaatatattagtaatatattcatatatacaatattcaatatacaatgattaaaaaattacctgattaaaaaattagaaaagcgctattgtatacattttccagtcaaacgaattaaaattttgagtgaatgaaaagaaaaagaatcttaaatattttaatcttaaattttagtttcgaatatcaataaatcaaatattaatattaattaattatatattattaattttcgagatattaataaaaaatttttggtatgatatatttaattctgtttatatatatatatatatatgcgcttACTAATATATTAGCATAATGCGtccattatttctaaaaacacATCGCAACAGGCGATGGTCGAAATGTTTAACAGGTAGGACAattagatagatagatttattagaattttaatttcttatggtttataattacaataatagatAGATCAAGAATAATTGTGACTCATTATGTTACTCATTGTAACTtcagttattataatttcagtcgtgtaaaaattttatattttatttttgtattcccTAGAATTCTgtgaaaattcgatattagatttgagatattttaaatccatCATAATCTATAaggaaatagatttttatagatCAGTCTATATATTTTGGATGTCGCATGctgtgatatttataataataatagatatcgcaagtgataatagatataatgatCGCGAGCTAATGCGATCATTATTATCAGATAATAGCATATAGACTGAATTcgatgttatattaaaaattttttattaatattttgaaaattaataaagaaactaaaatttaatatttaataaaattttttcttccatctctCAAAATTTCAGTTCATTTGGCTAAGGAATACATATTgcatttatctaaaattaaaatgattcataatttttaacacttGATagctatttgaaataaaaaaattccttaataattttaatgatttttaaatatattagaaattatcattttgaattttttataaatacatctaATCATTggctttaatttttgaaatatttataaaaaaaattgttactattatataaaattttttctataaggATATATTTGTTGTGTGACATAACTATGAATTAGTTATACTTTGTTTCTATAAATACATCGCAACAAATggcattcaaaatatatatcatgggtttaatattttctcatagattatgatttaaaatattttaaatctaaattatgtCATTTTTAGGCAGAtccgaagaaaaataaaaatttattaatctattatgcaaatattaatctattatgcATAATATAAAACCCATTTTTAGACAATCGAAATTGCAATGCCAGAATAATACAATGATAGCAATATCAGTATCATATTTGAtacttatcattataatttttataaagattattatctgataaaatattaattatttatacaattaaaaagttataaataaaaaaattaataattttttttaaatttgtttttcaatgtaaaattttaattaacagttTAAATAATgcgatgatataaaaaaaaataaatatatatattttttctattattaaacattggattaatatattagatgagaatagaaacaaaaaaaaaacttaatataactattaagttatattaatagttatattaagttatattaatataactattaagttatattaagttatattaatagttatattaagttatattaatataactataaatataactattttataaaataattttttatttttaatataattgtcaaacttttttatttttttttatgtatcagATAATAAACAGATTTAATAAAGCGTAAgtgaatatatacaatatatgtataaatatataatataatgtacaagtaacaataaataaataatattacgaaGTACTTTTCAtggtaatgaaaatttttagaaaagtgTTATAAACACTTATTACAAAAACTTATTAcactatttacatataattgtaatagtgTATAATAATAGTGTACGAttgctatatataaaatgagacGAAATCTTGTTGCGAAAAAGCGAATTCtatagattttcaaaattaattaatttttcattaatatatctattatatttttattaatatttcttatatcatGTGTAAGCAGCAAATACATTGTAATATCTTGgtgacaaaaattaattatgaatgagaaactgtaatttaataatattatttcgtgcATAtagatcataattatataatacaacaaaatcggaaaatttctacaaaatttttttatattctcttcaaaaatcatatatatcaaGGACATCATTCTTatgatattgtaaatatttctacatcttgattaaacgatatattattttgtaatatagatAGGCCAATGACCAATTCAAGAgtccaataataaaaacatccCGAGAATCtgcatttgataaataaacatttgttaattattgattaaataattcattaatttaaatgagatCGATACATAAACGTtacataatcaaaataaaaactgtTCTATACATGGATCAAAATCagcattttaaaacaaaaagtaaaaacgaaaaaataaatttgcaggaagttaatattattgaaaatatagtgTAACTAACTAAATGCATAGAAGcggttattatattatatatattagattgtattattgctataattatttatcttttcaatattatatgatatataaaaaagaatgcataaaaaagttaaaatagttataaaatggACGTACCTAACATTAGAATCTTTACAACTTCGAGCAGCAGATAcacgattaaataatattttggctagattgtcaattttattggtcaattgataattcttttcttcgtcaCTATCTTCGTCTTCGATACTTGCGCTTCTTCCACGCCTAAGAGTACTTCGAGCAGAGACTATAGCCTCAGAATCGAGTTCAATGACACTTTGAGTTCTTCGATTGATAGCACGACGTTTTCGACGCGTTTTCGGACGTTCCTGCCAAAATCTATCATGTCCTGTGACATCTGATTCTTTATGATCATcatctcttttatttaaactctGATATAAATTGAACATTTTACTGAAttctttatgtatttatatttttaaataaatgacgTGAATTACATACgtgttacttttataatttttaatttctctttttttcttagtgataatattattgcgctgtttttttttatcacaatattattgaatgtatTTATAGCATATTTATGTACACAAAATAATtcactaaatattttatatggaatAATGTATCTTACAAATGTATTTCTGTTGTATTTCTgtgtgataatatatataacattcgaAACAATCTTTTTAGTTATTTacccataaaaaaatttaaacgtcatgaagtaaaaaaaaattgatttcctatgaaacttttttgtttttgtgtaTGTATAATTAGCGAACGATCATATTCGCAATTTTTCCACATCTTATTGATTACGTACGTAagtaatgttataataaatatagttatataatataatttgataatttttgctgttttataatttcgttaagcatttatatttaatttagtttaataaatactaacaattttatcacttttatatttggcaattaactattttattattattgaatttatttcttgattagcttaaaaaatgaaaatttatattcgtatttctatttggtatatatatatatatatatatatatgtatgtatatatgtatgtatatatatttataattcatatacatttaatgattataaaatcactgataaaaataagagattaattaaaaataatttgtacgaAAATATGAAGTaaacgatttatataaataaacaaaataataatacgataatacgtgataatataaatcaaatatactgCACTATCACCTAGTAAGAAAGGCGACCGAATACTGAATACTGAGTATCCGATAAAGCTTCGTGCTAGTTTAGATCCCCCAGTTTGACATAGATTCGCTGGCCCAGCTGATTTTTACTTCGATTGTAACTGCGCATTTGCATTTTTACACTCTAATAGATATATTGtgaattaaactattttttattttttaatatttaaataatataattattgcattcattgtatataatttatcatttattattaataatttgtattatcttataaaacatttaatgtCATGATATtgtcataattattaaattatgattattacgataggatttctttatatttttttcgttattattattaaaatatcagatagaagataatataatgaaacataatgtttataatgaaaagatatagaaatttctttattcataaaatatataaaaaaaagtttataaaaataatttaaagtttcatattcttctattttgtttttatatacattattattttgttttataatttacaatcatTCTTCATTGCGTTATTATGACGTAATAACAGagaaatgtaaatatgaatccgattaaatttaattaaaagtaggGCACGTTTTAGATCCCTTTTGATTCTCCTGCTAAACTTAaagattatacatatatatgcgtGAGTTTTAAACATCGCAGTTTTATGGCTGCTCTCAgggacatttaaaaaaaacaattattaaacaattattgtttgattattcaaaagataattacttgatgaaatcaaatgaaatttaattttgttaattctgtttaaaaatatttcagttttagaaattaataataatattattattttataataataataataatatttattattaataaatattaataatatttataaattaataagtataataataaataaatatatttataaataataaatcgattcaGAATATcaggataatatattaataataaacataaaattgatattttttaaaatttttataatgaatacattttactttaaatttttcattaaaagaaatttttaatacattttgcagttattatttgaaaataaatataagcattaaataatatcaataaataattaataaaaaatgattgtcTTAAtactcaaattttaatattctaatatatataattctttagcatctaaatttattcaaaatgatttttagtaacaaaatattattatataaaaaaatatttaaaaagttcataatgcattttaatttataatgtaatttagaagaatgaaaaagaaaattaattgcaaagaATGATTAACAGTTGAATaagtaaataacttttttattattatttagtttaatttaattaataataatagatttactttataatttatataatttatatcaaatgaaattaaagaaaatatacaaaagaaaaatgtagtaatattttttgaaaaatttgatttcaagagaatatgaatgaaaaaaagagaaagaaaaatttaaacttcttttaaaaagatataaacaatataaaattgaaatgaacaaatttcatctgaataaatttatgtaatatcaacatatcatcatatatttatacaataattgtttatttttctatatttacttacttagaaaataatttttatatttttttatttatttttaaattaaaaaagtaattaagtagttaagttaattaaaacaaattaaatattgatgtattaaatattgatatctaattacataaataaacaattttaataattatgtttccaatttataaatattttttatccatattATCTACTTATTcatgtgaaaaaaatgtattataataattatattcttaatgttatattatatattatattaaatattaatgtatttttttatttattagtagtttttatcttattaatagtTTATCATATATgtcataatttctaaaatacaaataattttttaaaataatttaaatgaaatattcatgaaaattgtatagttgtataatattatattaaatagcataaattaataaaaatattctttctttatacatatgatttaataataattaataatatcaatttcaaattattgatttgaCATTATCAATTAccaaaatattattgcaaaaggaattcattatttttatatttagaaagaaggagatttattttttaatttttatttattgcattcataataatatatatacatattaatgagatttgtttaacttttctcgagcaagtaaaattttaaattgtaatggCCAACTGTTTAATGGACGCCTATTGTATATCTATTATAGAATCAtacttgttttattattaaaaagattatatatgtttaaaattaacataaaatcatattattacctctgatacaaaatttaaagcCTCACGTCGAGAAAATTCATATTCAGCACGGGGACCCcacttaaattctattttaattgaatcattTTGTTCCAGTACAGTTTTATCAAGATATTTTTGTGCAACAAAGAgctataaaacaaattttaattcaatgttaattttataattgatttattcaattaattttcttatattttcttttttttagtttttttaccTCATTTATCAAGTACTTAACATTGCCAAAGTAAGGATGATAATGATTGTCTAAACAGGAAATATCCAAATTAGTAAGGAAATCCCATAATgattctgaaataattttacattatattagagataagatcatttttaaacaattccatatatttcattgttataGCATTATTACCTTCAGTACAGGATTCTTCTTGCATGAAGATATGAGTAagtactataaataataatacttgttGGCTACTTTCTGTTGCACATGGATAAATGTGtggtaattcattttttatttcgtttactagcatatatttattaccttCAAGTTCTATCAATTGATATCCAAAAATCTATGAACATATAAGCATatgcataatattaattaaaatattaaataaattttaattttgtttacctTTGACAAAagatcttttgtttttttcattattctagaaaaatgttttcctTGATTgtcaaaaacatttttaattatacgagTTTTATTGacaatttgtttttctctATCTAATGCAAAAAAGTATCGTATCAGGTTATTAATAAAGCGATTATCTTCTTCAAAAATCATAGAATCAGGTGAAAAGTTTTgcgatttttcattaatatatgatatatttgtacTTGTACTTGGAATAGGTTGAGAAAGAGTGGtaacattattcttttttttgacgATTGATTGTGATAAATtcttttgttgattttttccATGATTTCGTGGTaaaccttaaaaaaaatatttataaattttatatactttatatactatgataaattatacatttcttaCCCATGAAGTATGATAAAGACgtgttatagaattatttttattttttacaaatagaattcaggatatatataaaatgtttcacgttgccattcaaaattttattacaattttctattGTAATGACATCTACCGATCGTTAAGAatgatataaactttttttttatgtcagGAATTTGAAGAACATAACCACAAATGAGGTATAAAgtagattttatattgaagagaaatatattttaaaatatatatgtaaaaatatgtaaaaatcataaaaattatatttttttttaaaatttaaagcaatatagaaattttaaattcgaaatatcagAACTGCTGACTAATTATCgactaaattaattaataaaaaaaacagaaataaaaatataaccatagatataatttttattatatatgtaattcttatatataggatgtttcaaaaaatatgaaaacattaattagaaatttaattagaaaagcaatattttcttttgcaaaaaCTTTTGTTATGGTTTTATTAaggaattattaacaaaaagcaTTGACCAATGGAACGCATAGCTTAATCAAACCGCTAGTGATAGCGTATTACCGATCgagtacaattatatatattacaataagtttaagcatatattaaaaaaaagtgtgttaaatataaatataacaaatatttttttatgaataaaaaattatatcacaataatgaataaattataatattcaattatatatttcattgtatattcaatatacaataaaCTATATTTTGTGATTggccaatatatatatacaaaatattccaaaaatgtgAGAACATTGGTTACCTcagaaaatttctgaaataattttaaataaaattttcttttgcaaaaattttcatttgttttaagttattatatatgtataaagttattatatttatgaaatatctttaaaggatctaaaaacaaatatatggttgagacttatttattaacatcattattataaacaattgaaattttatattattattaatttaaaaagtaagacGAAGTgagatacaaataaaaagagattattGTATCTCTGTTACACCATTTTGCTTCATTTAATATGAACTTAAATTGtttgtaacttaataaataattaataaataaatctattttatataaaattttatataaatttcaattgacagttttgtatatttttgtttattttgatctgtagaatcgattttttaaagataacaaatatattaattctgtctaaatatattaatatatataactacaATTAACCCTCTTATAACACGATAGATAGGTTCTTAGAAAATGCCGTGTGAAACcatattatatgaaagaacCAGTATTGGGTTCATAAAAAGGAAGGTTACATTTcgaaaacttattaaaaacacattttttttttaattctatataaaaaactttattaaaaatataaatgtatgtataatataaaacgaaaagaaacaaaaaatattattttcacttaaTGCGACCttaatttactaaatttttttctcatcacTGCTCAATACAATCAAATAAGAACGTTTTTTCGGTTGAACGATATTATCTTTACTTTCagaacttttttttcatttatattttttgcatcttccattctctttaaaaaatctataattttggTTTGTTTGCATGATCTTACAAGATCATTATAGATTTCATGGTATGGAGATAGACAATTTTTCAgcttctttttgaattttcggctttttttagaagaaatgtGGCAGAAACTGTGGattcaagaaaaatgattcaagATTTTCAACTAAGTTTAGatcttcttataatttttttagcgtTAAATTAACTTCATCAGTGTTAATCTTCATCAATGCTATTGTCCTCAAAATCGATTTGATTTAAAACTTCGGATTccattttcatcaaattcgCTTCTTTTTccactataataaattttgaacattCTCAATATCCATAAAACTTTCGCTTCCAATTGATTTAGCATTTCTAATAtggtatatatttctatattatatttctaatactaatttcattttctgacGATTTAAGCACGTTTTCTATTTCAActgaaaataataactaaaaatatctctttctaacatacatttaatattgatgTCTTTTTACAAACTAACGACAAAGATATGATGTCGATGCAATGcttcattgaaaattgtttccaagtttttattaccttaattgattttgaatcGGTTATATCTAAA containing:
- the LOC550978 gene encoding non-structural maintenance of chromosomes element 3 homolog, with product MGLPRNHGKNQQKNLSQSIVKKKNNVTTLSQPIPSTSTNISYINEKSQNFSPDSMIFEEDNRFINNLIRYFFALDREKQIVNKTRIIKNVFDNQGKHFSRIMKKTKDLLSKIFGYQLIELEGNKYMLVNEIKNELPHIYPCATESSQQVLLFIVLTHIFMQEESCTEESLWDFLTNLDISCLDNHYHPYFGNVKYLINELFVAQKYLDKTVLEQNDSIKIEFKWGPRAEYEFSRREALNFVSEIYNRRPLNSWPLQFKILLAREKLNKSH